One Triticum dicoccoides isolate Atlit2015 ecotype Zavitan chromosome 5B, WEW_v2.0, whole genome shotgun sequence genomic window carries:
- the LOC119309330 gene encoding chaperone protein dnaJ GFA2, mitochondrial-like — protein sequence LPPCQLEVFSRHLPAASSAWGTPSRLLDPARERRSPSWWCPSRSFHATARVNARDYYGVLGVSSDASASDIKKAYYGLAKKFHPDTNKDDSGAEKKFQEVNRAYEVLKDDDTRETYDQLGVEAYERLASGGGPDGSPDSGGDFAGDNPFSDIFTDIFDRGGQDVQVPVELSFMEAVQGCRKTITYEADVLCGTCNGSGVPPGTIPQTCKACRGAGVTFIQRGMLSFESTCSRCGGSGKIVKNFCKTCKGQQLVKGKKSVKLDIMAGIDDNETIKVRGQGGADAERNKPGDLLLTIKVREDPIFRREGNHVHVDAVLSMAQAVLGGTVTIPTLTGNVSVKVRQGTQPGEKVVLRGKGIKAKNSSSYGNHYVHFNIRVPTELTPRQRELMEEFDKEESNDVARVAAASG from the exons TTACCTCCATGCCAGCTCGAGGTGTTCTCCCGCCATCTCCCCGCCGCCTCGTCGGCGTGGGGCACCCCGTCGCGGCTTCTCGATCCAG CGAGGGAGAGAAGGAGCCCGAGTTGGTGGTGTCCGAGCAGGTCGTTCCATG CCACAGCGAGGGTGAATGCAAGGGATTACTATGGTGTGCTCGGAGTGAGCTCGGATGCTTCTGCATCAGACATAAAGAAGGCATATTATGGG CTTGCAAAGAAGTTCCACCCTGATACTAATAAAGATGATTCTGGCGCAGAAAAGAAATTCCAAGAAGTTAACCGGGCCTATGAG GTTTTGAAGGATGATGATACGCGCGAAACATATGATCAG CTTGGAGTTGAAGCTTATGAGCGCCTAGCATCAGGGGGTGGCCCAGATGGTTCCCCTGATAGCGGTGGGGACTTTGCTGGTGATAATCCATTTAGTGATATTTTTACCGAT ATCTTTGACAGAGGAGGCCAAGATGTCCAG GTTCCTGTTGAATTGTCATTCATGGAAGCTGTCCAAGGATGCAGAAAAACTATTACATACGAGGCTGATGTTCTCTGTGGGACCTGCA ATGGAAGTGGCGTTCCACCTGGCACTATACCTCAAACATGTAAAGCTTGTAGAGGTGCTGGTGTG ACATTCATCCAGAGGGGTATGTTGAGTTTTGAATCTACTTGTTCTCGGTGCGGTGGAAGCGGAAAAATTGTGAAG aattTTTGCAAGACATGTAAGGGCCAACAGCTTGTCAAGGGGAAAAAATCAGTCAAGCTTGACATAATGGCTG GAATTGATGACAATGAGACTATAAAGGTTCGTGGTCAGGGTGGTGCAGATGCGGAGCGCAATAAACCTGGTGACCTTCTTTTGACTATCAAG GTCAGAGAGGATCCTATCTTCCGTAGAGAAGGCAACCATGTGCATGTTGATGCTGTTCTAAGCATGGCCCAG GCTGTGCTAGGTGGGACTGTTACAATACCTACCCTCACCGGAAATGTTTCAGTCAAG GTTCGCCAAGGTACGCAACCAGGAGAGAAGGTTGTCCTACGGGGCAAAG GAATAAAGGCGAAGAATTCGTCATCGTACGGGAACCATTATGTTCACTTCAACATCAGAGTCCCAAC GGAGCTGACACCACGGCAACGGGAGCTGATGGAGGAGTTTGATAAAGAGGAGAGCAACGACGTGGCGAGAGTTGCGGCTGCATCTGGATGA